From one Amphiura filiformis chromosome 13, Afil_fr2py, whole genome shotgun sequence genomic stretch:
- the LOC140168327 gene encoding arginine-binding periplasmic protein-like isoform X1: MSNGSLPTIVSVLALVIGIIAVILGIVSLSQKGTNNYIIGGEDGDSSTGAQSSSDGMNDDDKIWVLAIGHLASSTEYIDEISGQIMGFDVDIANAVCRIAGKNCRWSVDVFTRCWDSELGEAQRGGVGLYSGFYDACTGWINKYERSRTFRFSDAFSTPDEAAFFVKPGNPLAFDYRDISNKKIGFIDGFAFDEFCVARQDIQGVPILPENSMHYATRDDLLAGIENEEVDAGFDNVLVWSKVDKVDVIPDFRAQCGIAGRSMMMRQDNTLWQWWNPAFAKLRNSTEYHRICGDLLFKHGHIPGPNPEDVCFDYE; encoded by the exons ATGTCTAATGGCAGTTTACCGACGATTGTAAGCGTCTTGGCGTTAGTGATTGGGATAATTGCCGTTATTCTGGGTATAGTTAGCTTGTCACAGAAGGGAACCAACAACTATATTATTGGGGGTGAAGATGGAG ACTCAAGTACTGGTGCTCAAAGCAGCAGTGATGGAATGAATGACGATGACAAAATTTGGGTTCTGGCGATTGGACATTTAGCGTCAAGCACGGAATATAT TGATGAAATCAGCGGACAGATTATGGGATTTGATGTTGACATAGCGAATGCAG TGTGCAGGATAGCAGGCAAGAACTGCCGCTGGTCTGTCGATGTTTTCACGCGATGCTGGGATTCCGAGCTTGGTGAAGCACAACGAGGAGGCGTGGGGCTTTATTCGGGATTTTATGATGCATGCACTG GCTGGATAAATAAGTACGAACGGAGTCGGACCTTCAGATTCAGTGATGCATTCAGCACTCCCGATGAGGCTGCTTTTTTCGTCAAACCTGGCAATCCTCTGGCTTTTGATTATCGAGATATCAGCAACAAGAAGATAGGATTCATCGACGGATTTGCGTTTGATGAATTTTGCGTTGCCCGACAAGATATACAA gGTGTACCGATACTACCAGAGAACTCGATGCACTATGCGACTCGTGATGACCTTCTAGCCGGCATTGAAAACGAAGAA GTAGATGCCGGGTTCGATAACGTTCTGGTCTGGTCGAAAGTTGATAAGGTGGATGTTATCCCAGACTTCAGAGCTCAATGCGGGATTGCTGGCCGGTCTATGATGATGCGTCAAGACAATACTTTGTGGCAATGGTGGAACCCAGCTTTTGCTAAACTAAGAAATTCTACGGAGTACCATCGTATTTGCGGAGATTTGTTGTTTAAACACG GCCATATCCCCGGACCCAACCCAGAAGATGTCTGCTTTGATTATGAATGA
- the LOC140168327 gene encoding arginine-binding periplasmic protein-like isoform X2, whose amino-acid sequence MSIVALVVAVIGLILAVASFAQNANNIFFIDSSTGAQSSSDGMNDDDKIWVLAIGHLASSTEYIDEISGQIMGFDVDIANAVCRIAGKNCRWSVDVFTRCWDSELGEAQRGGVGLYSGFYDACTGWINKYERSRTFRFSDAFSTPDEAAFFVKPGNPLAFDYRDISNKKIGFIDGFAFDEFCVARQDIQGVPILPENSMHYATRDDLLAGIENEEVDAGFDNVLVWSKVDKVDVIPDFRAQCGIAGRSMMMRQDNTLWQWWNPAFAKLRNSTEYHRICGDLLFKHGHIPGPNPEDVCFDYE is encoded by the exons ATGAGCATTGTAGCTCTTGTAGTGGCTGTTATTGGACTTATTCTTGCTGTTGCTAGCTTTGCTCAGaatgcaaacaatatttttttcattg ACTCAAGTACTGGTGCTCAAAGCAGCAGTGATGGAATGAATGACGATGACAAAATTTGGGTTCTGGCGATTGGACATTTAGCGTCAAGCACGGAATATAT TGATGAAATCAGCGGACAGATTATGGGATTTGATGTTGACATAGCGAATGCAG TGTGCAGGATAGCAGGCAAGAACTGCCGCTGGTCTGTCGATGTTTTCACGCGATGCTGGGATTCCGAGCTTGGTGAAGCACAACGAGGAGGCGTGGGGCTTTATTCGGGATTTTATGATGCATGCACTG GCTGGATAAATAAGTACGAACGGAGTCGGACCTTCAGATTCAGTGATGCATTCAGCACTCCCGATGAGGCTGCTTTTTTCGTCAAACCTGGCAATCCTCTGGCTTTTGATTATCGAGATATCAGCAACAAGAAGATAGGATTCATCGACGGATTTGCGTTTGATGAATTTTGCGTTGCCCGACAAGATATACAA gGTGTACCGATACTACCAGAGAACTCGATGCACTATGCGACTCGTGATGACCTTCTAGCCGGCATTGAAAACGAAGAA GTAGATGCCGGGTTCGATAACGTTCTGGTCTGGTCGAAAGTTGATAAGGTGGATGTTATCCCAGACTTCAGAGCTCAATGCGGGATTGCTGGCCGGTCTATGATGATGCGTCAAGACAATACTTTGTGGCAATGGTGGAACCCAGCTTTTGCTAAACTAAGAAATTCTACGGAGTACCATCGTATTTGCGGAGATTTGTTGTTTAAACACG GCCATATCCCCGGACCCAACCCAGAAGATGTCTGCTTTGATTATGAATGA